A portion of the Osmia lignaria lignaria isolate PbOS001 chromosome 15, iyOsmLign1, whole genome shotgun sequence genome contains these proteins:
- the LOC117600091 gene encoding tectonic-3, with the protein MAELHIIGRILSAKNFKQSQLLCKWSFHAGNGWKVLNGCEEGQTQESCDLYINEPVWDHPIDLHYTTQTLQNSPKLLLQIFFRDEHERILFGAYGSCNIPLSPGLHFIECHTWKPIGNWKDRLKDKFLGITLQLKSPNVLVNCLDRFELLTESMGTVKIELHILTKNFEKYGCHTTEMFTNIFILTFFYLMLNQLTYTKKLEEIFTCANETECDELTEKDISQETLSTPIDSIYNTTSVNTSTTTSSSVYPIQTTKLNISSIQKSHKIKYNDKIKNHTIHKVQSTICECDLTVSSCNINCCCDKDCNEFHLTTFSHCENHAAELYDKRYCYHRNFIERNNTPFILEKLANNLFCILYDNLPPTYSINNDLNIKTNKDLKEAINPNRLTWRWKDQLYVPEYNNPSLYKDDDIIWKIQSNYVQPLEILQSGFTELCSFKKTVKYLREWKEQCLQTELINTNEFLFPAAFNNFTVIISPHLLNETYIKISNESCPRNVCLSVNNYYCKYSWKTCNNDTILGSCSNGICYNIVTGVKYLIIHNGSMGINSFNVYFNIGNVSRSFYQQFEVSYEWADVDKEKIFSLSGNPGYIFGKPLISGVLKINKTNNVESRYINFNKTNGYFTLPIATRHGECNDVNRYVLAFGEDVKLKCSASLQTNNFSTASCIELQNRIMFFALKDSLLNVTQINQYSIYISKSGNFSSNNTADWAQILLDRIPQNIVTGQLINGRLYCSGLITSTRLDILYSALAKPKTLTNYNILGVGITFSEESDVFWSKCMTENCTDMLKVDVINYVTFHDVSKPSKYYFAGSPNLDLTLPYDFFYPFLSRSKCIEPSIFLIIILLIISLHNFLY; encoded by the exons ATGGCCGAATTGCATATAATTGGTAGGATTTTGTCtgctaaaaattttaaacaatcacAACTTTTATGCAAGTGGAGCTTTCATGCTG GTAATGGATGGAAAGTTTTAAATGGTTGCGAAGAAGGGCAAACTCAAGAAAGCTGTGACTTATATATTAATGAACCAGTTTGGGATCATCCCATAGATTTACATTATACAACTCAGACCCTTCAAAATTCACCAAAGCTTTTACTGCAAATATTTTTTAGAGATGAACATGAAAGAATATTATTTGGGGCTTATGGAAGTTGTAACATTCCATTATCCCCTGGATTACATTTTATAGAATGTCATACATGGAAACCAATTG GTAATTGGAAGGACAGATTAAAAGATAAATTTTTGGGAATAACTTTACAACTAAAATCTCCAAATGTTTTAGTTAATTGCTTGGATAGATTTGAACTGCTTACAGAAAGCATGGGTACAGTTAAAATTGAATTACATATACTTACAAAAAATTTTGAGAAATATGGATGTCAT ACTACAGAAATGTTTACAAACATATTTATATTAACGTTTTTTTATCTTATGCTTAATCAATTAACATATACAAAAAAACTTGAAGAAATATTTACATGTGCAAATGAAACAGAATGTGATGAATTAACAGAAAAAGATATTTCACAAGAAACATTAAGCACCCCAATTGATAGCATTTATAATACAACTAGTGTTAATACAAGTACCACTACAAGTAGTTCTGTATATCCAATACAAACTACAAAGCTTAACATATCATCTATACAAAAATCTCACAAAATTAAAtacaatgataaaataaaaaatcatactATACATAAAGTACAGTCAACTATATGTGAATGTGATTTAACA GTGTCATCTTGCAACATTAATTGCTGCTGTGATAAAGATTGTAACGAATTCCATTTAACAACTTTTTCACATTGTGAAAATCATGCAGCAGAATTATATGACAAACGTTATTGTTATCACAGAAATTTTATAGAACGAAATAACACTCCATTTATACTTGAGAAACTGGCAAACAATCTGTTTTGCATTTTATATGACAATCTTCCACCAACATATAGCATTAATAATGATTTG AATATAAAAACAAACAAAGATTTAAAAGAAGCTATAAATCCAAATAGACTGACATGGAGATGGAAAGACCAATTATATGTACCTGAATATAACAATCCTAGTCTCTATAAAGATGATGACATTATATGGAAAATACAGAGCAATTATGTTCAACCTTTAG AAATACTGCAATCTGGATTTACTGAGTTATGTTCATTTAAGAAAACTGTAAAATATCTTCGTGAATGGAAAGAACAGTGCTTGCAAActgaattaattaatacaaaCGAATTTCTATTTCCTGCagcatttaataattttactgttATTATATCTCCTCatttattaaatgaaacttacattAAGATATCAAATGag agTTGCCCCAGAAACGTGTGCTTATCTGTAAATAATTACTATTGTAAATATTCTTGGAAAACATGCAATAATGATACTATATTAGGATCTTGTTCTAATGGAATATGTTACAATATTGTAACAGGTGtaaagtatttaattattcacaATGGTTCCATGGGAATTAATAgttttaatgtatattttaatataggAAATGTTTCTCGAAGTTTCTATCAACAGTTCGAAGTAAGTTATGAATGGGCAGACGTAGATAAAGAGAAAATTTTCTCTCTGAGCGGTAATCCCGGTTATATTTTTGGAAAACCATTAATTAGTggtgttttaaaaataaataagactAATAACGTGGAAAgcagatatattaattttaataaaactaatGGTTATTTTACATTGCCCATAGCTACAAGGCATGGCGAATGTAATGATGTCAACAGATATGTTCTTGCTTTTGGGGAAGATGTTAAACTAAAATGTTCTGCATCTTTACAAACTAATAATTTCAGTACAGCGTCTTGTATAGAGTTACAAAATCGTATAATGTTTTTCGCATTGAAGGATTCTTTACTTAATGTCactcaaataaatcaatatagTATTTATATTTCTAAGTCAGGTAACTTTTCCAGCAATAATACTGCTGATTGGGCACAAATATTACTTGATAGGATACCTCAGAATATTGTCACGGGACAATTAATTAATGGTCGATTATACTGTTCAGGATTAATAACATCTACACGTTTAGATATTTTGTACTCTGCTTTAGCAAAACCAAAAACTCTGaccaattataatatattaggAGTAGGTATTACTTTTTCAGAAGAATCTGATGTATTCTGGTCAAAGTGTATGACTGAAAACTGTACAGATATGTTAAAAGTAGATGTTATTAATTACGTTACATTTCATGACGTATCGAAGCCGTCCAAATACTATTTTGCAGGGAGTCCTAATTTAGATCTTACCTTACCATACGACtttttttatccgtttttaAGTAGGTCAAAATGTATTGAACCtagtatatttttaattattatattactcaTTATATCTTTGCACAATTTTTTGTATTGA
- the LOC117600507 gene encoding trafficking protein particle complex subunit 13, translating to METKPKSEHLLELKVMRLTRPTLASPVVVTCDSTDLPGNTLNNELKNDCTALQGMETLAVGQFMVLPQSFGNIYLGEIFSSYLCVHNGSNQLVKNVTVKADLQTSTQIIPLCGSNGEMKDLAPDNTVDEVIHHEVKEIGTHILVCEVTYTSTNLGGISQSFRKYFKFQVVKPLDVKTKFYNAESDEVYLEVEIQNLTAGPICLEKVSLESSHLFSVSTLNTNEKGESIYGLVNLLDTDCSRQYLYCLKPQLSLLKDPKMMHNATNIGKFDIVWRSNLGERGRLQTSQLQRTAPEYGDIRVTMKDIPLTVYLEQSVNFNCHIINTSERSMDLMLSLESNESIAWCGISNTTIGTLKPGVSIDIPLCLIPLRSGIIIISGLKLVDTFLKRVYDYDGLTQIFVSQKD from the exons atggaAACTAAACCAAAAAGTGAACATTTGCTAGAATTGAAAg TGATGAGATTAACAAGACCCACACTTGCAAGTCCAGTAGTTGTTACATGTGATTCAACAGACCTTCCTGGCAATACATTAAATAATGAGCTTAAAAATGATTGTACTGCTTTACAAGGAATGGAAACTCTTGCAGTAGGACAGTTTATGGTATTACCACAAAGTTTTGG GAATATTTATTTaggtgaaatattttcaagttaTCTTTGTGTACATAATGGAAGTAATCAGTTAGTAAAAAATGTAACTGTTAAA GCAGATTTACAAACAAGTACTCAAATTATTCCTCTTTGTGGTAGTAATGGAGAAATGAAAGATTTAGCACCTGATAATACAGTTGATGAAGTAATACATCACGAAGTAAAAGAAATAGGAACACATAT ACTAGTATGTGAAGTAACTTATACGTCTACAAATTTAGGAGGCATATCTCAAtcgtttagaaaatattttaaatttcaagtagTTAAGCCATTAGATGTAAAAACAAAGTTTTATAATGCAGAG tcAGATGAAGTATATTTAGAAGTTGAAATACAAAATCTCACAGCAGGGCCAATATGTTTAGAGAAAGTTTCACTTGAGTCATCTCATTTATTTAGTG TATCAACATTAAATACAAATGAAAAAGGTGAATCCATTTATGGATTAGTTAATTTATTAGATACCGATTGCAGTAGACAATATTTATATTGCTTAAAACCGCAGTTAAGTTTATTGAAAGATCCGAAAATGATGCataatgcaacaaacattggtaAATTTGATATTGTGTGGAGGAGTAACTtaggagaaagaggaagattACAAACAAGTCAATTACAAAGAACG GCGCCTGAATACGGCGATATAAGAGTTACTATGAAAGATATTCCTTTAACAGTTTATCTTGAACAATCAGTTAATTTTAATTGTCACATCATTAATACGTC GGAAAGAAGTATGGATTTAATGTTGAGCTTGGAATCGAATGAATCTATAGCATGGTGTGGAATATCTAACACAACAATAGGAACATTAAAACCTGGAGTATCAATAGATATTCCTTTATGCTTAATTCCATTACGTAGCGGTATCATT ATCATTTCAGGATTAAAATTAGTAGATACATTTTTAAAGAGGGTGTATGATTACGACGGTTTAACGCAAATATTTGTCAGTCAAAAAGACTAA